Proteins co-encoded in one Candidatus Pelagibacter sp. RS40 genomic window:
- a CDS encoding S1 RNA-binding domain-containing protein — MEIYKDLSSPASQQFEKLLNSQLSKNKIEEGKIIEGKITKITDKYVFLFIPGLKSEPVIDINEMKMIGMKDKVIEGATVSVLLEKIEDKNGDVVVSAQKAQKIKGWYELEKAYEDNQSINGKITSKCKGGVIVEHIETGSLMFCPGSQISDKPMKSIDHLIGVEQKFAIIKLDKVRGNACVSRRQIVSSHKKEDKAKIIEKFKVGDIIKDAVVKGYSSFGCFFEVNNEIDVLVHLQEISYSRVNHPDEIFNIGEKHDLKVISIDMEKLQIGCSIKQLSPDPFEHISNYETGKPYKVKVVKITDYGCFCELEPGLSTLLHSSEISWTKKNISPKKLFKVGDQIDCVITEIDKDKRRVAISHRLTNENPYTTLENKYPVGSDIDGVVTSANEYALYVKLEDFDIDGFLHSNDLSYSGKPEDELKKHKKGEKLKVRVLEIKKDEQKVRVGLKQLEKDPFDFFKGKKVNDIITVQVVSSDSKGLMVKPEGCDLEFLIKKSQIAVSAADARPSRFVGGERIDSAIAEINFDKRKVNLSIKLLEELQNKEAVDKFSSPLSGKNLPFSSLSEKLDDKKKKETE, encoded by the coding sequence ATGGAAATATATAAAGATCTTAGCTCACCAGCATCACAGCAATTTGAAAAATTACTTAACAGCCAGTTATCAAAAAACAAAATAGAAGAAGGTAAAATTATTGAAGGTAAAATCACCAAGATTACTGACAAATATGTGTTTTTATTTATACCTGGTCTGAAAAGTGAGCCTGTTATTGATATCAATGAAATGAAAATGATTGGCATGAAGGATAAAGTCATAGAGGGTGCAACGGTATCTGTTCTTCTTGAAAAAATTGAGGATAAAAATGGTGATGTAGTAGTTTCTGCTCAAAAAGCACAAAAGATTAAAGGTTGGTACGAATTAGAAAAAGCCTATGAAGATAACCAATCAATTAATGGAAAAATAACTTCGAAATGTAAAGGTGGTGTTATAGTTGAGCACATTGAAACTGGTTCTTTAATGTTCTGTCCTGGTTCACAAATTTCAGACAAACCAATGAAAAGTATAGATCACTTAATTGGTGTTGAACAAAAATTTGCAATTATAAAATTAGATAAAGTAAGAGGTAATGCATGCGTATCCAGAAGACAAATAGTTTCTTCTCATAAAAAAGAGGATAAAGCTAAAATCATAGAAAAATTCAAAGTTGGTGATATCATTAAAGATGCGGTAGTTAAAGGATACTCATCTTTTGGATGCTTTTTTGAAGTTAATAATGAGATTGATGTATTGGTTCATCTTCAAGAAATTTCTTATTCAAGAGTAAATCACCCAGATGAAATATTTAATATCGGTGAAAAGCATGACCTGAAAGTTATATCAATTGATATGGAAAAACTTCAAATTGGTTGTTCAATAAAACAATTATCACCAGATCCTTTTGAGCATATATCAAATTATGAAACAGGAAAACCTTATAAAGTTAAGGTGGTCAAAATTACAGATTATGGTTGTTTCTGCGAGCTAGAACCAGGTCTCAGTACATTGTTACATAGTAGTGAGATTAGTTGGACTAAGAAGAATATTTCACCTAAAAAATTATTTAAAGTTGGTGATCAGATTGATTGTGTAATTACTGAAATTGATAAAGATAAAAGAAGAGTTGCAATTTCTCATAGATTAACAAATGAAAATCCATATACAACTTTAGAGAATAAATACCCAGTTGGTTCAGATATAGATGGAGTTGTAACGAGTGCAAATGAATATGCTCTTTATGTAAAACTTGAAGATTTTGATATTGATGGTTTCTTACACTCAAATGATCTTTCTTATTCTGGCAAACCTGAAGATGAATTAAAGAAACATAAAAAAGGTGAAAAATTAAAAGTAAGAGTTTTAGAGATTAAGAAAGATGAACAAAAAGTAAGAGTTGGATTAAAACAGTTAGAGAAAGACCCATTTGATTTCTTCAAAGGAAAAAAAGTCAATGATATCATAACTGTTCAAGTTGTATCATCTGATAGCAAAGGCTTAATGGTAAAACCAGAGGGTTGTGATTTAGAATTCTTAATTAAGAAATCCCAAATCGCTGTAAGCGCTGCAGATGCAAGACCTTCAAGATTTGTAGGAGGCGAAAGAATAGACTCTGCAATTGCAGAGATAAATTTTGATAAAAGAAAAGTAAATTTAAGTATTAAATTACTTGAAGAACTTCAAAACAAAGAAGCCGTTGATAAATTTAGCTCACCACTTTCAGGTAAGAATCTTCCATTTTCATCGCTTTCTGAAAAATTAGATGATAAAAAGAAAAAGGAAACTGAATAA
- a CDS encoding (d)CMP kinase, with protein sequence MKKINTKIEFKIAADGSSASGKTTGGKLIAKKLKMKFLSSGALFRFCALKTLENKNTYNVKFINKIAHSITLKKLQNKKLYSPEVTKLSSIIAKKLYVRKALKVFQKNFIKNSKLVIVEGRDIGSKIMPDADLKLFFTCSTKEKAKRRLKEFKKLDKKITLKKVEKALIQRDKEDTKRKISPLIMTKNAVLVDTTKLTIKQMEAKLTNLVKNSIKKKYGNI encoded by the coding sequence TTGAAAAAAATTAATACAAAAATTGAATTTAAGATTGCTGCAGATGGGAGCAGCGCCTCAGGGAAAACGACCGGTGGTAAACTAATTGCAAAAAAATTAAAGATGAAATTCCTTTCAAGTGGTGCTTTATTTAGATTTTGTGCCCTTAAAACTTTAGAAAATAAAAATACATACAATGTAAAATTTATTAACAAAATTGCTCATTCAATTACATTAAAAAAATTGCAAAATAAAAAGCTCTATAGCCCTGAGGTAACAAAATTGTCGTCCATTATTGCAAAAAAACTTTATGTCAGAAAAGCTCTAAAAGTTTTTCAAAAAAATTTTATTAAAAATTCTAAATTAGTTATTGTTGAAGGAAGAGATATAGGTTCAAAAATAATGCCAGATGCCGACTTAAAACTTTTCTTTACTTGTTCTACAAAAGAAAAAGCAAAAAGAAGACTTAAAGAGTTCAAAAAACTAGATAAAAAAATAACTTTAAAAAAAGTCGAAAAAGCCTTGATTCAAAGGGATAAAGAAGACACTAAAAGAAAAATAAGTCCCTTGATTATGACCAAAAATGCTGTATTAGTCGACACCACTAAATTAACAATTAAGCAAATGGAGGCAAAACTTACAAATTTAGTGAAGAATTCGATTAAAAAAAAATATGGAAATATATAA
- the aroA gene encoding 3-phosphoshikimate 1-carboxyvinyltransferase, which translates to MPNQIKIFNKLESFNKTIEVTSDKSLSIRAVLLASQAIGVSTISNLLESEDVLNTVKSLKKLGINCKKIGNKYKIHGYGLNGFEIKKKTTIDAGNSGTLGRLILGLLVKSEKTVKIIGDKSLSKRDFSRVTEPLKKFGTNIKSKKNSLPIEILGTDFLRPINYFETRGSAQCKSAIMLAALNTPGTTIIKAKKSRNHTELLFKYLKLPIKLKSNKDFDFIEVTGLKQFNAFNYLVPGDISSSAFFIVLTALSKNSKIRIKNVNINKSRTGIITILKKMNCKISLKNKKIYKGEETSDILVESSKNIKAFSCPSSLNSSAIDEFLAIFLIAAKAKGISSFKNLGELNKKESPRLNIAVRFLKNIGIKVERQKNDIKIFGNPNLKVNKNIHIKNYLKDHRVFMMACIAALSFGGKWKINDKDSINTSFPIFIKILKKLGAKIN; encoded by the coding sequence ATGCCAAATCAGATAAAAATTTTTAATAAACTTGAGTCATTCAACAAAACGATAGAGGTAACATCAGACAAAAGCCTTTCGATAAGGGCGGTATTATTAGCAAGCCAAGCAATTGGTGTTTCTACAATATCAAATTTACTCGAGTCTGAAGATGTATTAAATACAGTTAAATCTTTAAAAAAACTTGGAATAAATTGCAAAAAAATAGGTAATAAATATAAAATTCACGGATATGGGTTAAATGGTTTTGAAATAAAAAAAAAAACAACAATTGATGCCGGAAATTCGGGAACATTAGGACGGTTAATATTAGGTTTATTAGTTAAATCAGAAAAAACTGTAAAAATTATTGGAGATAAAAGTTTATCAAAGAGAGATTTTTCAAGAGTTACAGAACCACTAAAAAAATTCGGAACAAATATAAAGTCAAAAAAAAACTCATTACCAATTGAAATATTAGGCACAGACTTTTTAAGGCCAATAAATTATTTTGAAACAAGAGGTAGTGCACAGTGTAAAAGTGCTATAATGCTTGCAGCTCTAAACACTCCTGGAACTACAATTATTAAGGCAAAGAAATCAAGAAACCATACGGAACTTTTATTTAAATATTTAAAATTACCTATTAAATTAAAATCAAATAAAGACTTTGATTTTATAGAAGTTACAGGACTTAAACAATTTAACGCTTTCAATTATCTAGTACCAGGAGATATTAGTTCAAGTGCTTTTTTTATAGTATTAACAGCTCTTTCAAAAAATTCAAAAATTAGAATTAAAAATGTAAATATCAATAAAAGTAGAACTGGAATAATTACAATTTTAAAAAAAATGAATTGTAAAATTAGTTTAAAAAATAAAAAAATTTATAAAGGAGAAGAAACTTCAGATATATTGGTAGAAAGTTCAAAAAATATTAAAGCTTTCAGTTGTCCTTCATCTTTAAATAGTTCAGCCATAGATGAGTTTTTGGCGATTTTTTTAATAGCAGCAAAAGCAAAAGGTATATCTAGTTTTAAAAATTTAGGAGAGTTAAATAAAAAAGAAAGTCCAAGATTAAACATTGCTGTCAGATTTCTAAAAAATATTGGAATAAAAGTAGAAAGGCAAAAGAATGATATTAAAATATTTGGCAACCCTAATCTAAAGGTTAATAAAAATATACACATTAAAAATTATTTGAAAGATCACAGAGTTTTTATGATGGCTTGTATTGCTGCATTATCCTTTGGAGGTAAATGGAAAATTAATGACAAGGATTCAATTAATACATCTTTTCCAATATTTATTAAAATTTTAAAAAAATTAGGAGCAAAAATAAATTGA